The genome window GTCCCGACCCGCCTTCACGTCGCGGGTGGCGTTCCGGGTATCGAAGACAAGCGGCGCGTGCTCCACGATCCAGTCGTAGTTGTAGCTCGCGTGATCGGTGTGGACCACGACGCAATCGACGCCGGCCAGGGTGTCGACGGTCAGCGGCACCGATTCGAGCCGGGTCTCCCCCGCCACCAGGTGCGGGATCAGGGGGTCGTGATACGCGACAGCGACCCCGTGCTCGCCGAGCAGCTCCAGCACCTTGAGCGCGGGCGAATTGCGCACGTCGGCGACATTCCGCTTGAAGGTGACCCCCAGGAGCAGGACCCGGGTCTCCAGCACCCGCTTCCCCTGCCGGCTCAGGAGGCGCAGGAGCTTCTGCACCACGAAGTACGGCATGTTGGCGTTGACCTCGGCCGCCAGCGTGATGAAGTTCGTGTAGAAGTCGTACTCCTTCGCTTTCCAGGCGAGATAGACCGGGTCGACGGGAATGCAGTGGCCCCCCACCCCCGGTCCCGGCTGGAAGCTCATGAAGCCGAACGGCTTGGTGGCGGCCGCCTCCACGACTTCCCAGACGTTGATCCGCATCCGGTCGCAGAGCATCGCCAGCTCGTTGACGAGGGCGATGTTCACGTTCCGGAAGATGTTCTCGAGGAGCTTCGCCGTCTCGGCCACCCGCGGGGATGACACCGGCACCACCTTGACCACGACCTTCTCGTAGAGG of Candidatus Methylomirabilota bacterium contains these proteins:
- a CDS encoding nucleotide sugar dehydrogenase, with protein sequence LYEKVVVKVVPVSSPRVAETAKLLENIFRNVNIALVNELAMLCDRMRINVWEVVEAAATKPFGFMSFQPGPGVGGHCIPVDPVYLAWKAKEYDFYTNFITLAAEVNANMPYFVVQKLLRLLSRQGKRVLETRVLLLGVTFKRNVADVRNSPALKVLELLGEHGVAVAYHDPLIPHLVAGETRLESVPLTVDTLAGVDCVVVHTDHASYNYDWIVEHAPLVFDTRNATRDVKAGRDKVVRL